In the Chlorobium limicola DSM 245 genome, one interval contains:
- a CDS encoding peptidylprolyl isomerase — protein MAVMTSLRDKTHIILYALLAAFLALIVFEWGMNFSGFSGKKGSAAGKVNGKEVPYARYEEIYKEFSENFRRSNPGADMSPETELGLQEQAWNVLVDQTLLEEQFEKYGISVQDSEIVASLDGDNPPMVIRQNFVDPATGTIDRASLDAARRDLKNKDMWLQIEDIVRRELKVSKLIRALQTMVHVSDRELDAVVKREYTRFSASFISVPLGFAGPDSKFPVKADEIQKYYDSHKELLKQPASRKADYVFFPLVPSAKDSSVVRTELEALRTEFGTTKNDSDYVKVQSDRPSGVNVQYSRADFSPAAGAVVFNSANAKPGSIIGPVADNGYYRLLKVSKVVTGEPVARASHILLQFNPASREDVAKVRERMVEIYRKLQSGESFEALAKQYSQDSGSAVKGGDIGWFGRKSVVPEFAEAVFSSRPGALTRPVQTKFGLHIIKVTGFDQNNLVCSEVVRLIRPSTETVESARRLATAFQMQAKDQGFDKSAISEKLPVAKTGEFGKHTPIAAVGFNDKINAFAFKAAEGDLSEVIETEKGFYVMRLTGKNDTGYRLLDDDLKKRITAELVREKKEAALEKQLASLSAKPGATLETIAAGNKAFSIVKADDIRWTDGYIPGYGIDRPLVEAISGMKSGLLSRPVKTTGGYALVRLDKRVLAGGVDMKEAKAGILPNLLRAKQEQFFAEYFASVRKSAAIEDLRP, from the coding sequence ATGGCTGTAATGACCAGCTTGCGGGATAAGACGCACATTATTCTGTACGCTCTTCTGGCTGCATTTCTTGCATTGATCGTTTTCGAATGGGGCATGAACTTTTCAGGTTTTTCCGGTAAAAAAGGCAGTGCCGCCGGAAAGGTTAACGGCAAGGAGGTGCCTTATGCCCGTTACGAAGAGATTTACAAAGAGTTCTCCGAGAATTTCCGCAGGAGTAACCCGGGCGCCGACATGTCTCCTGAAACTGAGCTTGGGCTTCAGGAACAGGCATGGAATGTGCTTGTTGACCAGACCTTGCTTGAGGAGCAGTTTGAAAAGTATGGTATTTCTGTTCAGGACAGTGAAATTGTCGCTTCACTTGACGGCGACAACCCGCCAATGGTCATCAGACAGAATTTTGTCGATCCCGCAACCGGAACGATCGACCGTGCCAGTCTCGATGCAGCCCGCCGTGATCTGAAAAACAAGGATATGTGGCTGCAGATAGAGGATATTGTCCGCAGGGAACTTAAGGTAAGCAAACTGATTCGTGCACTCCAGACAATGGTGCATGTTTCCGATCGGGAACTCGATGCTGTCGTGAAACGCGAATACACCCGTTTTTCCGCATCGTTTATTTCTGTGCCGCTTGGTTTTGCCGGTCCCGACAGCAAATTTCCCGTTAAGGCGGATGAAATTCAGAAATACTACGATTCGCATAAGGAGCTGCTCAAACAGCCCGCATCAAGAAAGGCCGATTATGTATTTTTCCCGCTTGTTCCCTCTGCCAAAGACAGCAGTGTGGTGCGTACCGAGCTTGAAGCGCTCCGCACGGAATTCGGCACAACAAAGAACGACAGCGACTACGTAAAGGTGCAGAGCGACCGTCCGTCCGGAGTCAATGTGCAGTACAGCCGCGCGGACTTCTCTCCTGCAGCCGGAGCGGTGGTTTTCAATTCTGCCAATGCAAAGCCGGGCAGCATTATCGGGCCGGTTGCCGATAACGGTTACTACCGTCTGCTGAAAGTCAGTAAAGTCGTTACCGGAGAACCGGTTGCCAGAGCTTCGCATATTCTGCTCCAGTTCAATCCTGCGAGCAGGGAAGATGTTGCGAAAGTCCGTGAACGTATGGTGGAGATTTACAGGAAGCTTCAGTCCGGTGAATCGTTTGAGGCACTCGCCAAACAGTATTCCCAGGATTCCGGCAGTGCTGTAAAAGGCGGAGATATCGGCTGGTTCGGACGCAAGAGCGTTGTTCCTGAATTTGCCGAGGCCGTGTTCAGCTCCCGACCTGGCGCTTTGACCAGACCGGTGCAGACGAAATTCGGTCTGCATATTATAAAGGTGACCGGTTTCGATCAGAACAACCTGGTCTGTTCGGAGGTCGTCCGTCTGATCCGTCCGTCAACGGAGACCGTCGAGAGCGCAAGACGGCTTGCCACGGCTTTCCAGATGCAGGCAAAGGATCAGGGCTTCGACAAAAGCGCCATATCGGAAAAACTTCCTGTTGCAAAAACCGGAGAGTTCGGCAAACACACCCCGATTGCTGCTGTTGGTTTTAATGATAAAATTAACGCATTTGCCTTCAAGGCGGCTGAGGGGGATCTTTCAGAAGTGATAGAAACCGAAAAAGGCTTCTATGTCATGAGACTGACCGGCAAAAACGATACCGGATACCGTTTGCTCGATGACGATCTGAAAAAACGGATAACTGCGGAACTTGTTCGTGAAAAGAAAGAGGCCGCTCTGGAAAAACAGCTTGCCTCGCTTTCCGCAAAACCCGGCGCGACACTTGAAACCATAGCTGCAGGGAACAAGGCTTTCAGTATCGTCAAGGCTGACGATATCCGCTGGACGGACGGCTACATCCCGGGCTACGGTATCGATCGTCCGCTTGTCGAGGCAATTTCAGGCATGAAGAGTGGTTTACTCTCACGTCCGGTCAAGACTACCGGCGGATATGCTCTTGTCCGGCTCGACAAACGGGTGCTGGCAGGCGGAGTAGATATGAAAGAGGCTAAAGCCGGAATTTTACCGAATCTTCTCCGGGCCAAACAGGAGCAGTTCTTTGCAGAATATTTTGCCTCAGTGCGCAAAAGTGCTGCAATCGAAGATCTTCGGCCCTGA
- the ptsP gene encoding phosphoenolpyruvate--protein phosphotransferase, whose product MSEKTSISADVPDRPEKRRKKAAVSAKTLLEDSYTGIGASRGIAIGTSYAFEKEQFEHENKSLEEKEIDDEIERFLGALHRSEKELKKIERVTTRKLGKSYANLFEAQIMLLHDPVLTETITARIRKEKKAASIIIDEEFGHYLEKFINSDDQFFQERACDFRDIKERIIRNLHIRKLHSWIPEGTVVISEHLSPADVILLSRSNVKGFVTDTGGKTSHISLICKSLNIPMIVGLGNLSQQVKTGSQIIIDGSTGNVIINPAEKTLLRYLKKRDEELQYEADAFRTAEQPAYTRCGVRISFYSNIDFKEELEGIQASGSEGVGLFRTENLFIDGTKVPSEAEQYNYYREMAETLKPMPLVVRLFDIGGDKLLYSPVREPNPNLGWRGIRILIDVPEILESQLRAVLRANTSGNIHILLPMISSLEEIVFIKNSLEKLCGEIISETGTACEKPFIGAMIEVPAAVEMIEEITSAVDFISIGTNDLTQYTLAVDRNNVIVQDLFDKFHPAIIRQLYRVISTAQKNRCMVSICGDMGSDSLALPFLLGCGLRKFSVVSGDIAKLKKTVSGFTLEETEALAAECLRLDSAAKIKGCLENFQAAR is encoded by the coding sequence ATGAGTGAAAAAACAAGCATCTCTGCAGATGTTCCGGACAGACCGGAAAAAAGACGGAAAAAAGCAGCCGTTTCCGCAAAAACATTGCTGGAGGACTCCTATACCGGAATAGGAGCGTCGAGGGGCATTGCTATAGGGACATCCTACGCTTTCGAAAAAGAGCAGTTCGAGCATGAAAACAAATCACTCGAAGAGAAGGAGATCGATGATGAGATCGAACGTTTTCTCGGCGCACTGCACCGCTCTGAAAAAGAACTGAAAAAAATTGAGCGGGTAACGACAAGAAAACTTGGAAAAAGTTATGCGAACCTGTTCGAAGCACAGATCATGCTGCTCCACGATCCGGTACTTACCGAAACCATTACCGCCAGGATACGCAAAGAGAAAAAAGCGGCCTCGATCATTATCGATGAAGAGTTCGGACACTATCTCGAAAAATTCATAAACTCCGACGATCAGTTCTTTCAGGAACGGGCATGTGATTTCAGGGATATCAAAGAGCGGATCATCCGGAACCTGCATATCAGAAAACTGCACTCCTGGATTCCCGAAGGCACGGTTGTTATTTCCGAGCATCTCTCCCCTGCCGACGTTATCCTGCTGAGCCGAAGCAATGTAAAAGGCTTTGTAACCGATACCGGAGGGAAAACCTCGCATATTTCCCTTATATGCAAGTCTCTTAACATACCGATGATCGTCGGCCTCGGAAATTTGTCCCAGCAGGTAAAAACAGGCTCCCAGATCATCATCGACGGCAGTACGGGAAACGTCATCATCAACCCTGCCGAAAAGACTCTTCTCAGGTACCTGAAAAAACGTGATGAAGAGCTGCAGTACGAAGCGGACGCATTCCGGACAGCCGAACAACCGGCATATACCAGATGCGGTGTGCGCATATCGTTTTATTCCAATATCGATTTCAAGGAAGAGCTCGAAGGGATCCAGGCGTCCGGATCTGAAGGAGTCGGCCTTTTCAGAACCGAAAATCTGTTCATAGACGGCACAAAAGTGCCAAGTGAGGCCGAACAGTACAATTATTACCGGGAGATGGCTGAAACGCTGAAACCGATGCCTCTTGTTGTCAGGCTGTTCGACATAGGTGGTGACAAACTGCTCTATTCGCCGGTCAGGGAACCGAATCCCAATCTCGGATGGAGAGGCATAAGAATTCTCATCGATGTACCTGAAATTCTTGAAAGCCAGCTCAGAGCCGTATTGCGGGCGAATACTTCAGGCAATATCCACATTCTTCTGCCGATGATCTCTTCGCTTGAAGAGATCGTCTTCATCAAAAACTCTCTTGAAAAGCTCTGCGGCGAAATAATCTCTGAAACAGGTACTGCCTGCGAAAAGCCCTTTATAGGAGCGATGATCGAAGTCCCTGCGGCAGTTGAAATGATCGAAGAAATCACATCAGCCGTCGATTTTATCAGTATCGGAACCAACGACCTGACACAGTACACTCTTGCCGTTGACAGGAACAATGTGATTGTTCAGGATCTGTTCGACAAGTTTCATCCGGCAATTATCCGACAGCTCTACCGGGTCATTTCCACGGCGCAGAAAAACCGCTGCATGGTTTCGATCTGTGGTGATATGGGGTCTGACTCTCTTGCCCTGCCCTTTCTGCTTGGCTGCGGTCTGAGAAAGTTCAGCGTAGTCAGTGGAGACATCGCAAAACTCAAAAAAACAGTCTCAGGCTTTACCCTTGAAGAAACGGAAGCTCTTGCCGCAGAATGTCTCCGGCTTGATTCGGCTGCAAAAATAAAAGGCTGCCTGGAAAACTTCCAGGCAGCCCGATGA
- the dnaB gene encoding replicative DNA helicase, which translates to MNKPKPEAIDFSKDIDFSRESRVPPYSAEIEQEVLACILLEDDPVEQVIQIFGESSEHVFYERRHQIIFKAMLQLYNKRQAIDLITVSEELLKMNELEHVGGRHYLAELSGKVISAANVEYYARLAKEKYLYRRMISISAKISATAYNSSMDIFDLVEHASQQFFNISQAGIKKKASPIKDLVKNGIRMLETLRASQSSITGIGSGFSELDQLTAGFQPSDMIIIAARPSAGKTAFSLALARNAAVDFDTPVLFFSLEMAEVQLAIRLMCAEAYVESQLVRTGRITPEMMGQIINSMDKLNDAKLFIDDTPGISIMELSAKTRRMKQEQNIGMVVVDYLQLVTPVRDGKTNREQEIAQISRSLKALAKELNIPVIALAQLNRSVEQRSGDRRPQLSDLRESGSIEQDADVVMFLSRPEMFGKETFEDGSSTKNIVEIVIGKQRNGPIGDIRLLFMKNYGRFQSTANVYISGGHEPGLTEEPQMGVPEPAEPRNIPSASFINQDDAPF; encoded by the coding sequence ATGAATAAACCGAAACCTGAAGCCATCGATTTCAGCAAGGATATTGATTTCAGCCGGGAGAGCAGGGTTCCGCCGTACTCGGCTGAAATCGAACAGGAAGTGCTTGCCTGCATCCTGCTCGAAGATGACCCTGTGGAACAGGTAATCCAGATTTTCGGTGAAAGCAGCGAGCATGTCTTTTACGAACGCCGGCACCAGATCATTTTCAAGGCCATGCTGCAGCTCTACAATAAACGGCAGGCCATCGATCTCATCACGGTGAGTGAAGAGCTGCTGAAGATGAACGAGCTTGAACATGTCGGCGGGCGCCACTACCTTGCAGAGCTTTCGGGAAAGGTTATCAGTGCTGCTAATGTGGAGTATTATGCCCGACTCGCCAAGGAAAAATATCTCTACCGCCGGATGATCTCCATATCGGCAAAGATATCGGCTACAGCGTACAACTCTTCGATGGACATTTTCGATCTTGTCGAGCATGCCTCCCAGCAGTTTTTCAATATCTCTCAGGCCGGCATTAAAAAGAAAGCCTCTCCGATCAAGGATCTGGTCAAAAACGGCATTCGCATGCTTGAAACGCTGAGAGCATCACAATCGTCCATTACCGGAATCGGATCGGGATTTTCGGAACTCGACCAGCTTACAGCCGGGTTTCAACCTTCGGATATGATCATCATCGCGGCAAGACCCTCTGCAGGTAAAACCGCATTTTCCCTCGCTCTGGCACGAAATGCCGCTGTGGATTTCGATACTCCTGTACTGTTTTTCAGTCTCGAAATGGCTGAAGTACAGCTTGCCATAAGGCTTATGTGCGCTGAAGCCTATGTCGAGTCGCAGCTTGTCAGAACCGGAAGGATAACCCCGGAGATGATGGGCCAGATCATCAACAGCATGGACAAGCTCAATGACGCCAAACTGTTTATCGACGATACACCGGGTATATCCATTATGGAGCTTTCGGCAAAAACCCGAAGAATGAAACAGGAGCAGAATATCGGCATGGTTGTGGTTGACTACCTTCAGCTGGTTACTCCGGTAAGGGATGGAAAAACAAACCGTGAACAGGAAATAGCCCAGATCTCACGGTCGCTGAAAGCTCTGGCAAAGGAGCTGAACATTCCGGTTATTGCCCTCGCTCAGTTGAACCGATCCGTTGAACAGCGCTCGGGCGACAGGCGCCCGCAGCTCAGCGATCTGAGGGAATCGGGATCGATCGAACAGGACGCCGATGTGGTGATGTTTCTTTCACGTCCGGAGATGTTCGGAAAAGAGACTTTCGAAGATGGCTCATCGACAAAAAACATTGTTGAAATCGTCATCGGTAAACAGAGAAACGGCCCGATCGGAGATATCCGGCTGCTCTTCATGAAAAATTACGGACGTTTTCAGTCAACCGCCAATGTGTATATTTCAGGAGGGCATGAGCCAGGTTTAACGGAAGAACCGCAGATGGGAGTGCCGGAACCGGCAGAACCGCGCAATATTCCTTCAGCGTCCTTCATCAATCAGGACGATGCACCATTTTAA
- a CDS encoding uracil-DNA glycosylase, with protein MQGLLFQENELQSEAAGGEKTLTALHSLYERSRTCTKCRLASTRTNFVFGEGNPHARLVVIGEAPGADEDALGRPFVGRSGQLLDKILQAVQFRREEVFICNIIKCRPPQNRNPLQDEIASCMPWLLDQLDLLKPSMLLLLGRVAANTILQNTLSLGAMRGKIIRWKQFDCVATYHPAALLRNPNWKRGCWEDVQMMRHHYEMLQGMTPDA; from the coding sequence ATGCAGGGGTTGTTATTTCAGGAAAACGAACTTCAGTCAGAAGCTGCAGGGGGAGAGAAAACCCTCACCGCTCTGCACTCATTGTACGAACGCTCCAGAACCTGCACAAAATGCCGACTGGCATCTACCCGTACCAATTTCGTATTCGGCGAGGGTAATCCTCATGCCCGCCTTGTGGTGATCGGAGAAGCTCCGGGAGCAGATGAGGATGCCCTGGGGCGTCCGTTTGTCGGGCGTTCGGGCCAGCTGCTCGACAAAATACTTCAGGCCGTTCAGTTCCGTCGGGAAGAGGTCTTCATCTGCAACATCATAAAATGCAGGCCTCCGCAAAACCGCAATCCGCTTCAGGACGAAATTGCCAGCTGCATGCCCTGGCTCCTCGACCAGCTTGACCTGCTCAAACCATCGATGCTGCTGCTTCTTGGCAGGGTTGCCGCCAATACTATTTTGCAGAATACGCTCTCTTTGGGAGCCATGAGGGGAAAAATAATCCGATGGAAACAGTTCGACTGCGTGGCAACCTATCATCCCGCCGCGCTTCTGAGAAATCCGAACTGGAAACGGGGATGCTGGGAAGATGTCCAGATGATGCGCCATCATTACGAAATGCTGCAGGGAATGACCCCTGATGCCTGA
- the coaBC gene encoding bifunctional phosphopantothenoylcysteine decarboxylase/phosphopantothenate--cysteine ligase CoaBC — translation MKGKKIILGISGGIAAYKTPQLVRLLKKAGAEVRVTLTAGGSRFVSELSLATVSGEPVYREIFPETGTPGMDFTRHISLGEWADILVIAPATANTLARLAAGLCDDMLSACFLTLRPGKSVLIYPAMDGQMYRSASVQRNIAMLKNQGCTIIEPESGDLASGQCGTGRMPEPETIASRIGIELPDSQNDSPLRGKHVVVTAGPTREKIDGVRFISNYSSGKMGFALAEAAKERGAMVTLISGPVHLQTPEGVERLDVENACEMYAEAKRLYRSCSVFIAAAAVADYRPDTVYDGKLKKQSDAIQLHMVRNPDILAEFGAVKQSGQLAVGFALETADGVENARKKLQEKNLDLIACNTYDRKTSGFEVDTNVLTLIDRNLEETALPLMRKTEAARQLLDHIERLMDSEQ, via the coding sequence TTGAAAGGGAAAAAAATCATTCTTGGCATTTCAGGGGGAATTGCCGCCTATAAAACGCCGCAGCTTGTTCGCCTTCTGAAAAAGGCCGGAGCCGAAGTTCGGGTAACTCTGACTGCCGGAGGAAGCCGGTTTGTCAGCGAACTCTCTCTGGCAACGGTTTCCGGTGAACCGGTATACCGAGAAATATTCCCTGAAACCGGCACTCCCGGAATGGATTTCACCCGGCACATATCGCTTGGCGAATGGGCTGATATACTGGTCATTGCGCCCGCTACGGCAAATACCCTTGCCCGTCTCGCTGCCGGACTTTGCGACGATATGCTCTCTGCCTGCTTCCTCACCCTGCGTCCGGGTAAATCCGTGCTGATTTATCCCGCCATGGACGGACAGATGTACCGCTCGGCTTCTGTTCAGCGCAATATCGCCATGCTGAAAAATCAGGGTTGTACCATCATCGAGCCGGAAAGCGGTGATCTGGCCTCCGGACAGTGCGGAACGGGACGAATGCCGGAACCCGAAACCATTGCCTCACGCATCGGAATCGAGCTGCCTGATAGCCAGAACGACTCACCTCTCAGAGGAAAACATGTGGTCGTCACCGCCGGGCCGACACGGGAAAAAATCGATGGCGTCCGGTTCATTTCAAACTACTCATCCGGAAAAATGGGATTCGCCCTTGCTGAAGCCGCAAAAGAGCGGGGAGCGATGGTAACGCTCATCTCCGGGCCGGTTCATCTCCAGACTCCCGAAGGCGTGGAACGACTTGACGTTGAAAATGCTTGTGAAATGTATGCCGAGGCGAAACGTCTCTACCGCTCCTGTTCGGTTTTCATCGCAGCGGCAGCCGTTGCCGACTACCGTCCTGATACCGTCTATGACGGCAAGCTGAAAAAACAGAGCGATGCAATACAGTTGCACATGGTCAGAAATCCGGATATTCTTGCTGAATTCGGCGCTGTTAAACAATCAGGACAGCTTGCCGTAGGTTTTGCGCTTGAAACAGCTGACGGCGTTGAAAATGCCCGGAAAAAACTGCAGGAAAAAAATCTTGATCTCATTGCCTGCAATACCTATGACCGCAAAACGTCAGGCTTCGAAGTCGATACCAATGTACTTACCCTGATCGATCGTAACCTTGAAGAAACCGCGCTGCCACTGATGCGGAAAACAGAAGCCGCCCGGCAGCTTCTTGACCATATCGAACGGTTGATGGATTCGGAACAATAA